CGCCACTGGAACCCGTATATGGGGCCAAGTTCCCGCTCGTTCATCATTTTTTTTCTGGTCTCATCATCATGTCCGTAGGCGACCTTGGCCGGTGAGCACCATTCATCCCATATATGATTATTTTTTTCCCGCAGCCAGTTTTTATCCGTGATGCCTTTGATGAAAAATTCCAGTTCCTGGGCCACAAGGGTAAAAGGAACATATTTGGTGGTCAGCAATGGAAACCCCAGTGCCATGTCATGTTCAAACATGGCTCCGGCAATGGCAATGGTGTTCACGCCAGTTCGGTTTTCTTTGACCTGGCCCTGGTTAAGTACTTTTCTGACAATATTTGAATAAGCGTCCATGTGTGTGTTCTTTTATTAAATTGATAAATTAATGAGAGCAATTTGGGTCATCATTGCAGTCCCAATCGTCGCAATCCGTGTACCCATCTAAATCGTCATCACGGTCGTTATTGCAAATTTCCGGCGATGCACAGGCTTGGTCATTTGAACAGTCATAGTCGTCGCAATCTGTATAACCATCTAAATCATCATCACGGTTGTTATTGCAAACTTCAGGCGATGGGCACGCAAAATCATCACTGTCAACATACCCATTGCAATCGTTATCGATTCCGTCATCACACAATTCAGAACCGGCGGGGTTGACATCTGCATTTTCATCATCGCAGTCCCCAGTAATGTCAATCAGATCAGATTTGTCACAGAAATCCGGTGGCGGAGAAAATTCATAAACTGTTTCACCGTCAGAATAACCGTCTCCATCTGCATCCTTATACCATAACGTCGTTCCGTATTTTTGTGAAAATACCTTTAAATCGACGGCATCCACGTCACCGTCACCGTCAAAATCGCATTGGTTTGTTTCCGCATAGGCAACGGTAACAGTGCAGAAGATTATAAAAAGAAACATGATCTCAAATCTAAAGTGTGTTTTCATCGACTGTCCCTCTTTTTTGTTTTTATAAGAAACTCTCTGTAAGCCACAGAGATGTTTCAATATTCGTTGTGGCCCGAACCACGGTCAAAGACCAAGGACGGTCCGTGACCGTTTATATGAAAGATTGGGTAAGTTAATCAGATTTTTCAATCTTTGTTGTGGGCCATGCCTGGTCGCTGATATGTCAGGTCGGCCCATGGCCGTTATAAGCAAATAACCAACGGGTCCCTCATCTGTGTAAATATGTCCGCGATAATTTTTACAAAACTCTTGAATACGCCGAATTTATATTTAGCGTCAACGAATAACAGTTATGGGCTGGCCTGGTCTATTAACAATTAGGCTCAAACTACAATAAAACATGAAAGTAGCTTAGCAACTTATTGGTACTTTCATATAGAATCCTTATTAGGCCAACAGCTTGTTTTTTGTCAATCAAAATATAGAGAATAAACAAAAGCTGATGATAAGATTCCGCCCGGCCAAAGGCATTGGGCCTCTCATATTTTGATAATTAGATATTTCATCAAAGTGCCGGTTTAACTTGTTGGTTTAAGCATTTTTCTGCACGTATAGAATACCTTGGATCTTCAAAGTGTTGATTCTACTGGATGCGGGTGATATACCTGACTTTTGTATGGCTGATGCCGACGCTTTTTGAAAAAATCTATAGATCAAATTATTTCGCTGATAATCCTGCCTATACATGTCTATATCAATACGAACTACAATTGGTTGTACGCATATGGTTAAACGGGTTTTGGTATGAGATAGGAGCTGCTATGAAAAAATGGCTGATTGAAGAGTTGATCTGTCCTCAATGCTTGGACAGTGAGAATGTACTTAATCTGGATAGCCTTACGGAAACGGGTGATGACATTATTAAGGGGCATCTGGTCTGCCCCCAATGCAAACAGGTGTATGAGATCCACGAAGGGGTTGCCGTGGTCGTGCCTGAACAGACCCTGCCTGTTATTCAGGATGCAACGGGATACAACTCTTTTTCCATGCTTTCATCCTACTTATGGAGTCACTATTCAGAATTTTTTAATGGTCCGGATGCCACGGATGCTTATCAAAAATGGGCCCGGGCCTTTGGTTCCCAACGCTCCGGCTGGGCCCTTGATATCGGGTGTTCCGTGGGGCGGTTGACCTTTGAGATGACCAAAACC
This window of the uncultured Desulfobacter sp. genome carries:
- a CDS encoding MopE-related protein, with the translated sequence MKTHFRFEIMFLFIIFCTVTVAYAETNQCDFDGDGDVDAVDLKVFSQKYGTTLWYKDADGDGYSDGETVYEFSPPPDFCDKSDLIDITGDCDDENADVNPAGSELCDDGIDNDCNGYVDSDDFACPSPEVCNNNRDDDLDGYTDCDDYDCSNDQACASPEICNNDRDDDLDGYTDCDDWDCNDDPNCSH